A stretch of the Danio rerio strain Tuebingen ecotype United States chromosome 18, GRCz12tu, whole genome shotgun sequence genome encodes the following:
- the rnpepl1 gene encoding aminopeptidase RNPEPL1, with the protein MAELQRPTLCCCRKVLTVPGKSCEGGRSLAHCRLVDIASASNFHCFKLRHFHLDLHLNFAVKRITGWQVLELTPVQPGVQSLILDTHPSLLIHSVDCKVPGASGAPDVFLSLTYRVEPFTDYGSSLNITLPAAVIRPHRAFRVTVRYTTTDGPAIWWLDAELTCGQTRPLVFTQGHSVCNRSFFPCFDTPAVKSTYSATVRVPEGVTVLMSASRSAYSKQDRVFQFSMEYPVPAYLVALVAGDLQHADIGPRSRVWAEPCILTCAVSKLGGSVERWLNVAEGLFGPYVWGRYDLVFLPPSFPIVAMENPCLTFIISSILESQEFLLIDVIHEIAHGWFGNAVTNATWEEMWLSEGLATYAQRRITTEAYGEAFTCLETVFRLDALHRQMRLLGDNNPVSKLQAKFEPGVNPSSLMNLFTYEKGFCFVSYLSQLCGDIKRFDSFLRAYIEKFRFSSVIAQDLLDFFLGFFPELKEGCVAQREGLEFERWLNGCGPPLCEPDLSAGRTLTGPVQHLCDLWGNDAPDTQVISTFDLSSWSTFQTVLFLDRLLDRSPLSQEVMSLLSSCYAALLDDMNAEVQIRWLQIVVRNSFYPDLPRVRSFLHKHTSRMYTVPLYEDLCGGVMKCFAVEVFYQTQARLHPNLRRTLQQILFQTSALNTSTAPSLMASAPSAPSSPTDPPPNGTIALRDVNVSA; encoded by the exons ATGGCCGAGCTGCAGCGGCCGACGCTGTGCTGCTGCCGGAAAGTGCTGACCGTTCCCGGTAAGTCCTGCGAGGGTGGCCGGAGTCTGGCGCACTGTCGCCTGGTGGACATCGCGTCAGCGTCCAACTTCCACTGCTTTAAACTCAGACATTTCCATCTGGACCTTCACCTGAACTTCGCCGTTAAGAGGATAACGGGATGGCAGGTCCTGGAGCTCACGCCTGTTCAGCCCGGCGTCCAATCCCTCATTCTGGACACGCATCCGTCGTTGTTGATTCATTCCGTGGACTGTAAAGTGCCCGGCGCGTCAGGTGCTCCAGACGTGTTTTTGTCGCTCACCTACCGAGTGGAACCGTTCACCGATTACGGATCATCTCTGAACATCACCCTCCCGGCCGCGGTGATCCGGCCGCACCGGGCTTTCCGTGTCACCGTCCGCTACACCACCACCGACGGCCCTGCG ATCTGGTGGCTGGATGCAGAGTTGACATGCGGACAGACTCGTCCACTGGTCTTCACTCAGGGTCACTCGGTCTGTAACCGCTCATTTTTCCCCTGTTTTGATACACCAGCCGTCAAAAGCACTTACTCCGCCACAGTCAGG GTACCAGAGGGTGTCACGGTGTTGATGAGTGCCTCAAGAAGTGCATACTCTAAACAGGACAGGGTTTTCCAGTTCTCCATGGAGTACCCTGTCCCAGCTTATTTAGTAGCCCTGGTGGCAGGAGACCTACAGCATGCAGACATTGGGCCTAG GAGTCGTGTATGGGCAGAGCCGTGCATCCTGACATGTGCCGTCAGTAAACTGGGTGGCAGTGTGGAGCGCTGGCTTAATGTGGCAGAGGGGCTATTTGGACCTTATGTATGGGGAAG GTACGACTTGGTGTTCCTTCCTCCTTCTTTCCCCATCGTAGCCATGGAAAACCCCTGCCTCACCTTCATCATTTCCTCCATTCTGGAGAGTCAGGAATTTCTGCTCATTGATGTCATACATGAGATTGCACACGGCTGGTTTGGCAACGCAGTCACCAATGCTACCTGGGAGGAGATGTGGCTCAGCGAGGGACTGGCCACTTACGCCCAGAGGCGCATTACTACAGAGGCCTACG GAGAAGCCTTCACTTGTCTCGAAACGGTGTTTCGTCTGGATGCTCTTCACAGACAGATGCGTCTTCTCGGAGACAACAATCCTGTCAGTAAGCTGCAGGCCAAATTTGAACCAG GTGTAAACCCCAGCAGCCTAATGAATCTCTTCACCTATGAGAAAGGCTTCTGCTTTGTTTCTTACCTCTCGCAGTTGTGTGGTGATATCAAGAGATTTGACAGCTTTCTTAGG GCCTACATCGAGAAGTTTAGATTCAGCAGCGTAATCGCTCAGGATCTGCTGGACTTCTTTCTTGGCTTCTTCCCGGAGCTGAAGGAGGGCTGCGTTGCTCAACGAGAGG GATTGGAATTTGAGCGATGGCTGAATGGTTGTGGTCCTCCGTTATGTGAACCAGATCTCTCGGCTGGTAGAACTTTAACGGGTCCAGTACAGCACCTGTGCGACCTCTGGGGCAACGACGCCCCTGACACCCAAGTGATCTCTACATTTGACCTCTCCTCCTGGAGCACTTTTCAGACCGTCCTCTTCTTGGACCGACTCCTAGACCGTTCACCTCTCTCTCAAG AGGTGATGAGTCTTTTGTCAAGCTGCTACGCTGCGTTGTTGGACGACATGAATGCTGAAGTCCAGATTCGATGGCTGCAGATTGTGGTGCGGAACAGCTTTTACCCTGATCTGCCTCGAGTTCGTAGCTTCCTGCATAAACAT ACCTCACGGATGTACACAGTGCCCCTATACGAGGATCTGTGCGGAGGAGTGATGAAGTGCTTTGCAGTGGAGGTGTTTTATCAAACTCAGGCCCGTTTGCACCCTAATCTACGCAGGACCCTTCAGCAGATACTGTTCCAAACCAGTGCCCTCAACACCAGCACGGCTCCGTCTCTAATGGCGTCCGCGCCCTCTGCCCCTTCCTCACCCACAGACCCTCCTCCCAACGGGACCATCGCCCTGCGAGACGTCAATGTGTCCGCATGA
- the rnpepl1 gene encoding aminopeptidase RNPEPL1 isoform X1 has translation MAELQRPTLCCCRKVLTVPGKSCEGGRSLAHCRLVDIASASNFHCFKLRHFHLDLHLNFAVKRITGWQVLELTPVQPGVQSLILDTHPSLLIHSVDCKVPGASGAPDVFLSLTYRVEPFTDYGSSLNITLPAAVIRPHRAFRVTVRYTTTDGPAIWWLDAELTCGQTRPLVFTQGHSVCNRSFFPCFDTPAVKSTYSATVRVPEGVTVLMSASRSAYSKQDRVFQFSMEYPVPAYLVALVAGDLQHADIGPRSRVWAEPCILTCAVSKLGGSVERWLNVAEGLFGPYVWGRYDLVFLPPSFPIVAMENPCLTFIISSILESQEFLLIDVIHEIAHGWFGNAVTNATWEEMWLSEGLATYAQRRITTEAYGEAFTCLETVFRLDALHRQMRLLGDNNPVSKLQAKFEPGVNPSSLMNLFTYEKGFCFVSYLSQLCGDIKRFDSFLRAYIEKFRFSSVIAQDLLDFFLGFFPELKEGCVAQREGLEFERWLNGCGPPLCEPDLSAGRTLTGPVQHLCDLWGNDAPDTQVISTFDLSSWSTFQTVLFLDRLLDRSPLSQDLTDVHSAPIRGSVRRSDEVLCSGGVLSNSGPFAP, from the exons ATGGCCGAGCTGCAGCGGCCGACGCTGTGCTGCTGCCGGAAAGTGCTGACCGTTCCCGGTAAGTCCTGCGAGGGTGGCCGGAGTCTGGCGCACTGTCGCCTGGTGGACATCGCGTCAGCGTCCAACTTCCACTGCTTTAAACTCAGACATTTCCATCTGGACCTTCACCTGAACTTCGCCGTTAAGAGGATAACGGGATGGCAGGTCCTGGAGCTCACGCCTGTTCAGCCCGGCGTCCAATCCCTCATTCTGGACACGCATCCGTCGTTGTTGATTCATTCCGTGGACTGTAAAGTGCCCGGCGCGTCAGGTGCTCCAGACGTGTTTTTGTCGCTCACCTACCGAGTGGAACCGTTCACCGATTACGGATCATCTCTGAACATCACCCTCCCGGCCGCGGTGATCCGGCCGCACCGGGCTTTCCGTGTCACCGTCCGCTACACCACCACCGACGGCCCTGCG ATCTGGTGGCTGGATGCAGAGTTGACATGCGGACAGACTCGTCCACTGGTCTTCACTCAGGGTCACTCGGTCTGTAACCGCTCATTTTTCCCCTGTTTTGATACACCAGCCGTCAAAAGCACTTACTCCGCCACAGTCAGG GTACCAGAGGGTGTCACGGTGTTGATGAGTGCCTCAAGAAGTGCATACTCTAAACAGGACAGGGTTTTCCAGTTCTCCATGGAGTACCCTGTCCCAGCTTATTTAGTAGCCCTGGTGGCAGGAGACCTACAGCATGCAGACATTGGGCCTAG GAGTCGTGTATGGGCAGAGCCGTGCATCCTGACATGTGCCGTCAGTAAACTGGGTGGCAGTGTGGAGCGCTGGCTTAATGTGGCAGAGGGGCTATTTGGACCTTATGTATGGGGAAG GTACGACTTGGTGTTCCTTCCTCCTTCTTTCCCCATCGTAGCCATGGAAAACCCCTGCCTCACCTTCATCATTTCCTCCATTCTGGAGAGTCAGGAATTTCTGCTCATTGATGTCATACATGAGATTGCACACGGCTGGTTTGGCAACGCAGTCACCAATGCTACCTGGGAGGAGATGTGGCTCAGCGAGGGACTGGCCACTTACGCCCAGAGGCGCATTACTACAGAGGCCTACG GAGAAGCCTTCACTTGTCTCGAAACGGTGTTTCGTCTGGATGCTCTTCACAGACAGATGCGTCTTCTCGGAGACAACAATCCTGTCAGTAAGCTGCAGGCCAAATTTGAACCAG GTGTAAACCCCAGCAGCCTAATGAATCTCTTCACCTATGAGAAAGGCTTCTGCTTTGTTTCTTACCTCTCGCAGTTGTGTGGTGATATCAAGAGATTTGACAGCTTTCTTAGG GCCTACATCGAGAAGTTTAGATTCAGCAGCGTAATCGCTCAGGATCTGCTGGACTTCTTTCTTGGCTTCTTCCCGGAGCTGAAGGAGGGCTGCGTTGCTCAACGAGAGG GATTGGAATTTGAGCGATGGCTGAATGGTTGTGGTCCTCCGTTATGTGAACCAGATCTCTCGGCTGGTAGAACTTTAACGGGTCCAGTACAGCACCTGTGCGACCTCTGGGGCAACGACGCCCCTGACACCCAAGTGATCTCTACATTTGACCTCTCCTCCTGGAGCACTTTTCAGACCGTCCTCTTCTTGGACCGACTCCTAGACCGTTCACCTCTCTCTCAAG ACCTCACGGATGTACACAGTGCCCCTATACGAGGATCTGTGCGGAGGAGTGATGAAGTGCTTTGCAGTGGAGGTGTTTTATCAAACTCAGGCCCGTTTGCACCCTAA